Proteins found in one bacterium genomic segment:
- a CDS encoding tRNA-binding protein, whose product MESIRWDDFTKVELRTGKIIQAEEFPEARKPAYKLTVDFGPDIRVKKSSAHITDLYELDELLGKLVVAVVNFPPRQIGPMISECLVTGFHGQNGDVVLCIPDKDIPLGAKLL is encoded by the coding sequence ATGGAAAGCATACGCTGGGACGACTTCACAAAGGTCGAATTGCGAACCGGAAAAATCATACAAGCGGAAGAATTTCCGGAAGCAAGGAAACCTGCCTATAAACTGACTGTCGATTTCGGGCCGGACATCAGGGTCAAGAAATCCAGTGCCCACATCACCGACCTGTATGAACTCGATGAATTGCTCGGCAAGCTTGTCGTCGCCGTCGTTAATTTTCCTCCAAGGCAAATCGGGCCGATGATATCCGAATGCTTGGTAACGGGATTCCACGGACAAAACGGCGATGTCGTACTGTGCATCCCCGA